One stretch of Acidobacteriota bacterium DNA includes these proteins:
- a CDS encoding CocE/NonD family hydrolase yields MRLGMKLFYWLRFMVILVCATAAVSLRSPAQQSWPEEFPVRNKYTCKEVQVPMRDGLKLAADLYLPEGAGPFPVIIERTPYNKNNCKFLQALYFAERGYAVLIQDVRGRFRSPGDFYQYRDEGWGRRQDGYDTIEWAGTQPWSTGKVGTMGLSYTCFNQNMTAVTQPPHLKAMFCADSASNWFVDHRYPGGALHMAGMDWFFTQGEAAKPIQENMPDQGGYKGNGDSWMNWHRRRIERSQGFWESWQSDNMADHFSQTTYNAYWKQFAPDEHVDKFLVPAYYMSGWYDRYPHSVTKMYNLIKQKGGSQLARDSVRLVIGPWLHGGGLVMDRKIGDLDFGPEAEMGYAALRLRWFDYQLRGIDNGIMKDPPVKIFVMGANKWRGENEWPIKRAVQTKFYLRAERSGSIESVNDGSLSKQAPTTAEKADTYRYDPKNPTPTIGGDLFVEPMGARDHRPSDALSLTFTTQIFTEDTEISGPSSADLFISSTADDTDFVVTLIDVHPNGYAQILRESIQRASRRESLDIPTPIVPKRVYKLTVAIHPISNSFLKGHRLRLTVASSSFPKYMPSHNQFMQNNEDAPWNEALNTVYHDPQRPSVLTVPVIPSK; encoded by the coding sequence CGGAACAAGTACACCTGCAAGGAAGTGCAGGTGCCCATGCGCGACGGGTTGAAGCTCGCCGCGGATTTATACTTGCCGGAAGGCGCGGGGCCCTTTCCGGTAATCATCGAGCGCACTCCTTACAACAAGAACAACTGCAAGTTTCTTCAGGCCTTGTATTTTGCAGAGCGCGGTTATGCTGTGCTGATCCAGGATGTGCGCGGACGCTTCCGCTCGCCGGGCGATTTCTACCAGTACCGCGACGAGGGTTGGGGACGGCGACAGGATGGTTACGACACCATCGAGTGGGCGGGCACGCAGCCGTGGTCGACTGGCAAGGTCGGCACGATGGGGCTTTCCTACACCTGCTTCAACCAAAATATGACGGCGGTTACACAACCGCCCCATCTAAAGGCAATGTTTTGCGCCGACTCCGCTTCCAATTGGTTTGTCGATCATCGATATCCAGGTGGAGCCTTGCACATGGCGGGGATGGATTGGTTTTTCACGCAAGGCGAAGCAGCCAAACCCATTCAAGAAAATATGCCGGACCAGGGCGGCTATAAGGGCAACGGGGATTCCTGGATGAACTGGCATCGCCGGCGCATTGAACGCAGCCAGGGTTTCTGGGAGAGCTGGCAGTCAGACAACATGGCGGATCACTTCTCGCAGACCACCTACAACGCCTACTGGAAGCAGTTCGCGCCGGACGAGCACGTCGATAAATTTCTCGTGCCGGCCTACTATATGAGCGGCTGGTATGATCGCTACCCGCATTCGGTAACCAAGATGTACAACCTGATCAAGCAGAAGGGCGGGTCGCAACTCGCTAGAGATTCCGTCAGGCTGGTGATCGGTCCATGGCTGCATGGCGGTGGGCTGGTGATGGATCGCAAGATCGGCGACCTGGATTTTGGGCCGGAAGCCGAGATGGGCTATGCGGCATTGCGTCTCCGCTGGTTTGATTATCAACTACGCGGCATCGACAACGGGATCATGAAGGATCCTCCCGTGAAGATATTTGTGATGGGCGCGAATAAGTGGCGCGGCGAGAATGAATGGCCCATCAAACGCGCAGTACAGACGAAGTTTTATTTAAGAGCGGAGCGGAGCGGGTCGATAGAATCGGTCAATGACGGCTCACTTTCTAAACAGGCTCCCACGACTGCGGAGAAGGCAGACACCTATCGCTACGATCCGAAGAATCCCACACCGACTATTGGGGGAGATCTGTTCGTCGAGCCAATGGGTGCGCGAGATCACCGGCCATCGGATGCGCTCAGCCTGACGTTTACAACTCAGATTTTTACGGAAGATACGGAGATTTCCGGACCGAGTTCGGCGGACCTTTTCATTTCGTCAACTGCCGACGATACCGACTTTGTGGTGACTCTTATTGACGTCCATCCGAATGGCTATGCGCAGATATTGCGCGAGAGCATCCAGCGTGCCAGCCGGCGTGAGTCGCTAGATATCCCTACGCCGATCGTTCCGAAACGGGTTTACAAGCTTACCGTTGCCATCCATCCCATCAGCAATTCGTTTCTCAAGGGCCATCGACTGCGACTTACGGTTGCCAGTAGCAGTTTTCCGAAATATATGCCTAGCCACAATCAGTTCATGCAAAACAACGAAGACGCTCCTTGGAATGAAGCCCTTAATACTGTTTACCATGATCCGCAGCGGCCATCCGTATTGACTGTTCCGGTGATTCCATCAAAATAG